Proteins encoded in a region of the Pseudomonas syringae KCTC 12500 genome:
- a CDS encoding acetyl-CoA carboxylase biotin carboxyl carrier protein, producing the protein MKPERIKALIDLMAESDLSELSLCEGDAQLRLLREPAQVANRANPAVSTAQTMPAARPVSAVQASTTAAVQQTQACASLYGVLHLTPAPDQPPFVEIGTSVEVGQTLAVVEAMKMFHPVKAEAAGVVTAILVANGEEVQAGQALFSIA; encoded by the coding sequence ATGAAACCGGAACGTATCAAAGCACTTATCGACCTGATGGCCGAATCGGACCTGAGCGAACTGAGCCTGTGTGAAGGCGACGCGCAGCTGCGTTTGCTGCGCGAGCCCGCTCAGGTCGCCAATCGCGCCAATCCGGCTGTTTCGACAGCGCAGACGATGCCCGCAGCGCGCCCTGTTTCTGCGGTTCAGGCAAGTACGACGGCCGCCGTGCAACAGACACAGGCCTGCGCTTCGCTGTACGGGGTGTTGCACCTGACACCGGCACCTGACCAGCCGCCTTTCGTCGAGATCGGCACGTCCGTCGAGGTGGGGCAGACCCTGGCCGTGGTCGAGGCCATGAAGATGTTTCATCCGGTGAAGGCCGAAGCGGCAGGGGTCGTGACTGCCATTCTGGTTGCCAATGGCGAAGAAGTTCAGGCCGGTCAGGCGCTGTTCAGTATTGCGTGA